The genome window GCGCCAATGCGGCGGCCAGGCTGCCGCTGTCGTGCAGCGCCGCCAGCGGCCAGGCCACCAGCACCGCGACCAGCGCCATGCCGCCGGCCCACAGCACCAGCAGCGGCGCCACCGCGCCGACCAGCTCGCGCGCCGCGCGCGGACGCGGCCGGCTGCCGCGCTGCCAGGACAGCGCCAGCGCGAACGCCGGTTGCGCCAGCCAGGCGCCCAGCGCCGCGGCCAGCGGGCCGAATCCGGCGGCCAGCGCCAGCACCGCGCCGAGCGCGGCGGCGAGCATCGGCGCACGCGCGCGGAGAAAGGAGTCAGTCATCGTGTCGATCGGTGGTGCCGGGCAGAGACGGCGGCAATTGCAGATGGAAGCCGCAGCCGGCGAGGTTGGCGCGCACCGCGGCCGGATCGGCGCGGGCCAGCGTGCGTTCGGCGGTCAACGCCACCTCGAGCACGAACGCCAGCGGCTGCAGCGACGCCAGCAACGCCGGCGGCAAACGGCCGAAGTCGTCGCGGGCGGCGAGATACAGATAGGTGTCCGGCTTGCGTTGGCTTTTGTAGACGTAGGCTTGCATGCCCGTGGCGTGCGCCTGGCGTGGAAAGGCAAGCGATTGTGGAGGAAATGCGCCAGCGGCGAAAGCGCACGCCGGCCCTGCGCTGAACGGATCCAGGGCAAGCGCGCCATTCACGTTGGCGTTGCGGGTGTTTCACGGCATGACCGAATGCGTCGATATACTGCGGCAATTGCCCTTGTATGGAATACCGCGTGACCGAAGCGTCCTCGTCGCCCCGCATGGCCCCGGTGGCCATCCGTGCCTACACCGCGACCAACGCGCTCGGCAGCGGACTGCAGGCCCAGGCCACGGCGCTGCGCGAGGGCCGCAGCGGCCTGCGCCGCAACGATTTCGGTCCGCAACCGCTGCAATGCTGGATCGGCCGGGTGGACGCGCTGGAAACCGCCGCGCTGCCGCCGGCGCTGGCCGCGTGGGAATGCCGCAACAACCGCCTGGCCTGGCTGGCGCTGCAGCAGGACGGCATGGCCGACGCCGTGGCCGCCGCGGCGCAACGGCATGGCGCCGACCGGGTGGCGGTGGTGATGGGCACCTCCACCTCCAGCATCGGCGCCAGCGAGGAGGGCTACACCCGGCTCGATCATGACGCGGACGGCCCGCGCCTGCCCGCCGATCTGGACCGCCCGATCGTGCACACCCCGCATTCGCTGGGCGATTTCGTGCGCGCGGCCACCGGCCTGCGCGGCCCGTGCATCACCGTCGCCACCGCCTGCTCGTCCAGCGCCAAGGTGTTCGCCCAGGCGGCGCGGCTGATCGCCGCCGGCGTGGTCGATGCGGCGCTGGTCGGCGGCGTGGACACGCTGTGCGGCAGCGTGCTGTTCGGCTTCAACTCGCTGCAGGTGGTGTCGCCGGAACCGTGCCGGCCGTTCGACGCGCGCCGGGTCGGGCTGTCGCTGGGCGAGGCCGGCGGCTACGCGCTGCTGGAACGCGCCGATGCCGCCGATGCGCCGCCGGCGCAGGCGCTGCTGTGCGGGTACGGCGAGTCCAGCGATGCGCACCACATGTCCGCGCCGCATCCGCAAGGCCTGGGCGCCGGC of Xanthomonas sacchari contains these proteins:
- a CDS encoding YcgL domain-containing protein — protein: MQAYVYKSQRKPDTYLYLAARDDFGRLPPALLASLQPLAFVLEVALTAERTLARADPAAVRANLAGCGFHLQLPPSLPGTTDRHDD
- a CDS encoding beta-ketoacyl-[acyl-carrier-protein] synthase family protein, whose product is MAPVAIRAYTATNALGSGLQAQATALREGRSGLRRNDFGPQPLQCWIGRVDALETAALPPALAAWECRNNRLAWLALQQDGMADAVAAAAQRHGADRVAVVMGTSTSSIGASEEGYTRLDHDADGPRLPADLDRPIVHTPHSLGDFVRAATGLRGPCITVATACSSSAKVFAQAARLIAAGVVDAALVGGVDTLCGSVLFGFNSLQVVSPEPCRPFDARRVGLSLGEAGGYALLERADAADAPPAQALLCGYGESSDAHHMSAPHPQGLGAGLAMRGALQRAGVDPAEVGYLNLHGTATPANDSVEAAAVAALFPPTLHASSTKAWTGHTLGAAGIVESVFALLALRDGLLPGTLNSELPDPACGPQIRFATAHAQVRYAMNNSFGFGGNNCSLLFGRA